Proteins found in one Brevibacillus brevis genomic segment:
- the ispD gene encoding 2-C-methyl-D-erythritol 4-phosphate cytidylyltransferase — protein MSTGVVIVAAGSGKRMGGQRNKLWLPLAGEPILAHTVRLFATHPDIDEVVLVVSEADHAEVMAWISAEKLAVVVTLGGAERQDSVRNGLASLSANCDYVLVHDAARPFVTRKQISDMIKQVQQDQATIMAVPVKDTIKVVGANGLVESTPARESLWAVQTPQAFRMSLLREAHQAAEAAGKQGTDDAMLVEWLGHPVSIMQGSYENIKITTPDDLWFGEEILRKRKGE, from the coding sequence GTGAGCACGGGTGTCGTGATCGTTGCAGCCGGTTCGGGTAAACGAATGGGTGGACAACGAAACAAGTTGTGGTTACCGCTTGCGGGCGAGCCGATCTTGGCTCATACGGTACGTCTTTTTGCCACTCATCCCGACATTGATGAAGTCGTGCTGGTGGTGAGTGAAGCAGACCACGCAGAAGTTATGGCCTGGATCTCGGCTGAAAAGCTGGCGGTCGTGGTTACTCTGGGTGGAGCAGAGCGACAAGACAGTGTGAGAAACGGCTTGGCATCACTATCCGCAAATTGCGATTACGTACTGGTTCACGATGCTGCCCGTCCTTTCGTCACTCGCAAACAGATCAGTGACATGATCAAACAGGTGCAACAAGATCAGGCAACGATCATGGCAGTACCTGTCAAAGATACGATTAAAGTGGTGGGGGCAAATGGACTCGTAGAGTCAACTCCGGCACGGGAAAGCTTGTGGGCGGTTCAAACCCCACAAGCTTTTCGTATGTCTTTATTGCGAGAGGCACATCAGGCAGCTGAGGCAGCGGGGAAGCAGGGTACGGATGATGCGATGCTGGTTGAGTGGCTAGGTCATCCGGTATCGATTATGCAGGGAAGCTATGAGAACATTAAGATTACGACGCCAGACGATCTGTGGTTTGGTGAAGAGATATTGCGGAAACGAAAGGGAGAGTAG
- the ispF gene encoding 2-C-methyl-D-erythritol 2,4-cyclodiphosphate synthase, producing the protein MRIGQGFDVHQLVEGRPCIIGGVTIPYEKGLLGHSDADVLLHAISDAILGAIGEGDIGRHFPDTDPAFKDADSVKLLEHVWKLVLERGYRLGNVDATIIAQAPKMAPYIPQMCAVIARVLEADDLSQVNVKATTSEKLGFTGRGEGIAAQAVCLLVK; encoded by the coding sequence ATGCGTATTGGACAAGGTTTTGACGTGCATCAATTGGTAGAGGGACGTCCATGCATTATCGGAGGCGTCACCATCCCGTATGAAAAAGGTTTGCTAGGGCATTCTGACGCGGACGTTCTTCTCCATGCGATTAGTGACGCGATTCTTGGTGCGATTGGTGAGGGGGATATTGGTCGTCATTTCCCGGATACAGACCCGGCTTTCAAGGATGCCGATAGCGTAAAGCTGCTGGAGCATGTATGGAAGCTGGTTCTGGAGCGCGGTTACCGTTTAGGAAACGTGGATGCAACGATCATTGCCCAAGCACCGAAGATGGCGCCGTACATCCCGCAAATGTGTGCAGTCATTGCCCGCGTGTTGGAGGCAGACGATCTCTCGCAAGTGAATGTGAAGGCGACGACATCGGAGAAACTCGGTTTTACAGGCAGAGGAGAAGGAATCGCTGCTCAGGCGGTATGCTTGCTTGTCAAGTAG
- the gltX gene encoding glutamate--tRNA ligase codes for MAKEIRTRYAPSPTGHLHIGGARTALFNYLFAKHHGGSFIVRIEDTDQTRNKENADEEQMKNLKWLGVTWEEGTDVGGPYGPYRQTERLDIYRKYIDQLLAEGKAYYCYATKEELDAEREEQLARGETPRILEKHRHVTDEQRAQYEAEGRVPSIHFLVQDDREYVVNDLIRGQVTFNSNEMGDFVICRPDGIPTYNFAVVVDDYLMKISHVIRGEEHLSNTPRQLMIYEAFGWEAPDFAHLALILNQDGKKMSKRDESILQFIEQYRDLGFLPEAIVNFLVLLGWSPGGEEEIFLMEDLIKLFSMDRVNKSPAVFDATKMNWMNNFYLKRQPLDMITDMCIPHLQKAGFIEENLSAEKREWVRSIVGLYQEQMSYCAQIVPLAALFFLDEVVYDEEATLVLKEPQLPEVLTSFVKHLSAQDAYNVDVIKAVLKDVQKETGHKGKALFMPVRVGATGQAHGRDLAETLYLLGRDKVIARAQQVIANGQ; via the coding sequence ATGGCGAAAGAAATTCGCACTCGTTATGCGCCGAGTCCTACGGGGCATTTACACATCGGCGGTGCGCGAACAGCGCTCTTCAATTATCTTTTTGCGAAACATCACGGTGGTTCATTCATCGTTCGGATTGAAGATACGGACCAAACGCGCAATAAGGAAAATGCGGACGAAGAACAAATGAAAAACCTGAAATGGCTCGGCGTAACATGGGAAGAAGGTACAGACGTTGGTGGACCATATGGACCGTACCGTCAAACAGAGCGCCTGGACATTTATCGGAAATATATCGATCAACTGCTGGCAGAAGGCAAAGCGTACTACTGCTACGCGACAAAAGAAGAGTTGGATGCAGAGCGTGAAGAACAGCTCGCGCGTGGAGAAACGCCACGTATTCTGGAAAAGCATCGCCATGTAACGGACGAGCAGCGTGCTCAGTACGAAGCAGAAGGCCGAGTGCCATCCATTCACTTCCTCGTTCAGGATGATCGCGAGTATGTCGTGAACGACCTGATTCGTGGCCAGGTAACATTCAACTCCAACGAGATGGGCGATTTCGTTATTTGCCGTCCGGATGGGATTCCTACATACAACTTCGCCGTTGTAGTGGACGACTATTTGATGAAAATTAGCCACGTCATCCGTGGAGAAGAGCATCTGTCCAACACGCCTCGTCAATTGATGATTTATGAAGCGTTTGGGTGGGAAGCGCCTGACTTTGCTCACTTGGCACTGATCCTCAACCAAGACGGTAAAAAGATGTCCAAGCGCGACGAGAGCATTCTTCAGTTCATTGAACAGTATCGTGACCTCGGCTTCTTGCCAGAAGCAATCGTGAACTTCCTTGTTCTTTTGGGATGGTCTCCAGGTGGCGAGGAAGAGATTTTCTTAATGGAAGATCTGATCAAGCTGTTCTCTATGGACCGCGTGAACAAGTCGCCAGCTGTCTTTGATGCAACGAAGATGAACTGGATGAACAACTTCTATTTGAAGCGCCAACCGCTGGATATGATCACAGACATGTGTATCCCGCATCTGCAAAAGGCTGGCTTCATCGAAGAGAATTTGTCTGCCGAGAAGCGCGAATGGGTTCGCAGTATCGTAGGTCTGTACCAGGAACAAATGTCCTACTGTGCGCAAATCGTTCCGTTGGCAGCTCTTTTCTTCCTCGACGAAGTGGTGTACGATGAAGAAGCAACTCTGGTGCTGAAAGAACCGCAATTGCCGGAAGTACTGACTTCCTTTGTGAAACACCTTTCTGCCCAGGATGCATATAATGTGGATGTTATTAAAGCGGTACTCAAGGACGTGCAAAAGGAAACGGGTCACAAAGGCAAGGCGTTGTTTATGCCGGTTCGCGTAGGAGCAACTGGCCAGGCGCATGGTCGTGATTTGGCAGAGACGTTGTATCTGCTCGGCCGCGACAAGGTGATTGCACGCGCACAGCAAGTAATTGCAAACGGTCAGTAA
- the cysE gene encoding serine O-acetyltransferase — translation MLAQMRDDIHAVFERDPAARSTLEVVMTYSGLHAIWGHRIAHRLWKAELCTLARIVSQLSRFFTGIEIHPGATIGRGLFIDHGMGVVIGETCEIGDNVTIYQGVTLGGTGKEKGKRHPTIGNDVIIATGAKVLGSFKIGDNSKIGAGAVVLQEVPPNSTVVGIKGRIVIQDGKRVKNDLDHVNMPDPVADTIRMMQKEIDQLRKELELLREDKKNDGHSAN, via the coding sequence ATGTTAGCACAGATGAGAGATGACATTCATGCTGTTTTTGAACGAGACCCGGCTGCGCGCAGTACGTTGGAAGTCGTCATGACCTATTCCGGTTTGCACGCGATATGGGGGCACCGGATTGCCCACAGGCTCTGGAAGGCTGAGCTGTGTACACTCGCCCGAATTGTTTCTCAACTATCCCGTTTTTTCACGGGAATTGAGATTCACCCGGGCGCAACTATTGGCCGCGGCCTGTTCATTGACCATGGCATGGGTGTTGTGATCGGAGAAACATGCGAAATCGGAGACAATGTAACGATTTATCAAGGGGTTACACTCGGGGGAACAGGTAAAGAAAAAGGGAAGCGTCACCCTACGATCGGCAATGATGTCATTATTGCGACGGGAGCAAAAGTGTTGGGCTCCTTCAAAATTGGCGATAATTCAAAGATAGGGGCTGGTGCTGTTGTCTTGCAGGAGGTACCGCCTAACTCGACCGTAGTAGGAATCAAGGGACGCATCGTCATTCAGGATGGCAAGCGGGTCAAAAACGATCTCGACCATGTAAACATGCCAGACCCGGTAGCGGATACGATTCGTATGATGCAAAAGGAAATTGATCAATTACGCAAAGAATTGGAGCTTTTGAGGGAGGATAAAAAGAACGATGGGCATTCAGCTAACTAA
- the cysS gene encoding cysteine--tRNA ligase, with the protein MGIQLTNTMTRRKEPFHTLEPGKVKMYVCGPTVYNYIHIGNARPAIVFDTLRRYLKYRGYEVTFVQNITDVDDKLIRVANQEGVTVKEVADRYTDAYNADLKSLNVSPPDIQPRVMQTIPEIIEFVQGLIEKGFAYESEGDVYFRTGRFQEYGKLSHQPLDDLQAGARVEINEKKEHPLDFVLWKAAKTGEVTWNSPWGEGRPGWHIECSAMALKFLGEEIDIHAGGTDLVFPHHENEIAQSECFTGKVFARYWLHNGMLNIDNEKMSKSLGNFLLARDLSEKFGGQLIRFFMLQGHYRNPINFSEELIEQAANGLDRIKTAYTNLSHRLDTVRAEEPNDQAQEQARIIGELRERFIAEMDDDINTANAITVIFDVVKEANLYLRHQNVGETEVRAYMDLLVELTEVLGLEIAEGQELLDSEIDALIEERTEARKARNFARSDEIRDLLAAKGIVLEDTPQGVRWRRK; encoded by the coding sequence ATGGGCATTCAGCTAACTAACACGATGACACGGCGAAAGGAACCGTTTCACACATTGGAGCCAGGAAAGGTAAAAATGTACGTGTGCGGCCCGACCGTGTACAATTACATCCACATTGGAAATGCGCGCCCTGCCATTGTATTTGATACATTGCGCCGTTACTTGAAATATCGTGGCTACGAAGTGACATTCGTGCAAAATATTACGGACGTAGATGACAAACTGATTCGTGTGGCGAATCAGGAGGGTGTCACTGTCAAAGAAGTGGCGGATCGATACACAGATGCGTACAATGCTGATCTGAAATCACTGAACGTATCACCACCGGATATTCAACCGCGAGTGATGCAGACAATTCCAGAAATCATTGAATTCGTGCAAGGACTGATTGAAAAAGGCTTCGCCTATGAGAGTGAAGGTGACGTCTATTTCCGCACAGGACGTTTTCAGGAATACGGAAAGCTATCGCATCAACCGTTGGATGATTTGCAGGCAGGTGCTCGTGTGGAAATCAACGAGAAAAAGGAACATCCCCTGGACTTTGTACTTTGGAAAGCGGCTAAGACTGGAGAAGTTACCTGGAATAGTCCGTGGGGCGAAGGAAGACCGGGATGGCATATTGAGTGCTCGGCAATGGCCCTGAAGTTTTTGGGTGAGGAAATCGATATCCATGCGGGCGGAACAGACCTTGTGTTCCCGCATCACGAAAACGAAATTGCCCAGTCGGAGTGCTTTACGGGTAAAGTTTTTGCTCGCTACTGGCTACACAACGGGATGCTCAATATCGATAACGAAAAAATGTCCAAATCTCTCGGGAATTTCTTGCTTGCACGCGATCTTTCGGAAAAATTCGGTGGTCAATTAATTCGCTTCTTTATGCTTCAGGGACACTATCGCAACCCGATCAATTTTAGCGAAGAGTTGATCGAACAAGCGGCCAATGGTTTGGATAGAATCAAGACGGCGTATACGAATCTGTCCCATCGACTGGATACCGTGCGCGCAGAAGAGCCGAATGATCAGGCACAGGAGCAGGCACGAATCATTGGAGAGCTTCGCGAGCGCTTCATTGCTGAGATGGATGATGATATTAATACTGCGAATGCGATTACCGTTATTTTTGACGTCGTGAAGGAAGCCAACCTGTATTTGCGTCATCAAAATGTAGGCGAAACCGAAGTTCGTGCGTACATGGATTTGTTGGTGGAGTTGACGGAAGTTCTTGGTCTTGAAATTGCAGAAGGGCAGGAGCTGTTGGATAGTGAGATTGATGCGTTAATCGAAGAGCGCACAGAAGCTCGCAAAGCAAGAAACTTTGCGCGTTCTGACGAAATCCGCGATCTGCTCGCAGCAAAAGGAATCGTGCTGGAGGACACGCCACAAGGTGTTCGCTGGCGTCGAAAATAA
- a CDS encoding Mini-ribonuclease 3, translating into MQKEELTRDPNLTNPLVLAFLGDATYSHCVRYHLIAKGLVKPNQLHKAANRYVSAKAQANVLLTLMPTLPEEELNVVKRGRNAKSGSSAKNADIIDYRHATAFEALIGYLYLSGKEERIAEIVQQAFAIVEGES; encoded by the coding sequence ATGCAAAAAGAAGAACTGACCCGAGATCCTAATCTGACAAATCCACTCGTGCTTGCCTTCCTCGGTGATGCTACCTATTCGCACTGTGTCAGGTATCATTTGATCGCCAAGGGGCTGGTTAAACCAAACCAGCTCCACAAGGCGGCAAACCGCTATGTTTCAGCGAAAGCACAGGCCAATGTGTTGTTGACGTTAATGCCCACATTGCCAGAGGAAGAATTGAATGTAGTGAAGCGGGGGCGGAATGCCAAATCCGGCTCCAGTGCCAAAAACGCCGATATTATCGACTACCGTCATGCAACGGCTTTTGAAGCATTGATCGGGTACCTGTACTTGAGTGGAAAAGAAGAGCGGATCGCTGAAATTGTGCAGCAGGCTTTTGCCATAGTGGAAGGAGAATCATGA